Proteins encoded within one genomic window of Gadus macrocephalus chromosome 16, ASM3116895v1:
- the LOC132473841 gene encoding P2Y purinoceptor 13-like gives MTSNVTSATMTDCPSGPGMFLPFLYCIIFPFGVALNSIAVWISLHVRSTSTFMVYLGNLVLSDMVVTLLIPFEVFQDLNTVSAVFHMFSCRFLKPMKYTCMYVSISVLGLISVDRFFKIVQPRGQMLCQNLLFGRWVSAIVWVFMITTTGLPNMVLTDRYPNTSSAAGSCMVFKGEPGIRVHEVVTISLNLFFWLVCVLVVVCYMCIAQTVIQSFRKSGSSNSQAKQTTKLRVFLVLLVFLVSFGPYHVVRVPYTFQQTKSNGSCSDPLSRYAKELGLLFATVNVCLDPIVYFFLCREYNEKLTAMITDAGNAWRRPRAWGKS, from the coding sequence ATGACGTCGAATGTAACATCTGCTACCATGACGGACTGTCCCAGTGGGCCTGGGATGTTTTTGCCCTTTTTATATTGTATAATTTTTCCTTTCGGTGTTGCGCTCAATAGCATAGCGGTATGGATCTCACTGCACGtccgctccacctccaccttcatgGTGTACCTGGGGAACCTGGTGTTGTCTGACATGGTTGTGACTCTGCTGATCCCCTTCGAGGTCTTTCAGGATCTCAACACTGTGTCGGCTGTGTTCCATATGTTTTCCTGTCGTTTCCTAAAGCCCATGaaatacacatgcatgtacGTGAGTATCTCTGTGTTGGGCCTCATCAGTGTAGACCGCTTCTTCAAGATCGTCCAGCCCCGCGGTCAGATGTTGTGCCAGAACCTCCTCTTTGGGAGATGGGTCTCTGCCATCGTCTGGGTGTTCATGATCACCACCACGGGGTTACCCAACATGGTTTTAACCGACCGTTACCCCAACACATCATCCGCCGCGGGCAGCTGCATGGTCTTCAAAGGGGAACCGGGTATCAGGGTCCATGAAGTGGTCACTATCTCTCTCAACCTGTTTTTCTGGCTGGTCTGTGTGCTGGTCGTTGTATGCTACATGTGCATCGCCCAGACGGTCATCCAGTCCTTCCGCAAGTCGGGAAGCAGCAACAGCCAGGCCAAGCAGACGACCAAGCTGCGCGTCTTCCTGGTCCTCTTGGTGTTCCTGGTGAGCTTCGGGCCATACCACGTGGTCCGAGTCCCGTACACCTTCCAGCAGACCAAATCGAACGGCTCCTGCAGTGACCCTTTGAGCCGCTACGCCAAGGAGCTGGGTCTGTTGTTCGCCACCGTCAACGTCTGCCTGGATCCCATCGTGTACTTCTTCCTGTGCAGAGAGTATAACGAGAAGCTCACGGCCATGATTACAGACGCAGGGAATGCGTGGAGGAGACCTCGAGCGTGGGGTAAATCATAA
- the LOC132474614 gene encoding P2Y purinoceptor 12-like produces MEIPFNHTNGSCSRDNILKAVVFPVLYSVLFLLGGALNALAAWVFFRIPSRSYFIIYLKNIVVADVVMTFTFPFKILSDSGVASVGLRVFVCRVSSVLFYLTMYVSILFFGLISIDRCRKTLWPFRGTNAARLTRRKLLSGAIWGSLLALCIPNVVLTSRTPASPRFKCSDLKTEAGLRWHEVVNHVCQVIFWVNLVAVVVCYALITKELYVSYSRTRNRGAGGAVATTPGGGKPRKRSVSGNVFLVLAVFFVCFVPFHFARVPYTMSQTRDLLFDCRLKLFFFQLKEITLWLTSLNSLLDPLIYFFLCQSFRTTLFRILRVAPGACSWPGLASGENTASTPLGESAAAGV; encoded by the exons ATGGAAATCCCCTTCAACCACACCAACGGGAGCTGTTCTCGTGACAACATCCTGAAGGCGGTGGTCTTCCCCGTCCTCTACTCTGTCCTCTTCCTGCTTGGGGGGGCGCTGAACGCCCTGGCCGCCTGGGTCTTCTTTCGCATCCCCTCCCGCTCGTACTTCATCATCTACCTGAAGAACATTGTGGTGGCCGACGTGGTCATGACCTTCACCTTCCCCTTCAAA ATCCTGTCGGACTCCGGCGTGGCGTCGGTGGGGctgcgtgtgttcgtgtgccgCGTGTCCTCCGTCCTCTTCTACCTCACCATGTACGTCAGCATCCTCTTCTTTGGCCTGATCAGCATCGACCGCTGCCGGAAGACCCTGTGGCCCTTCAGGGGCACCAACGCCGCCCGACTGACCCGGCGCAAGCTGCTCTCGGGGGCCATCTGGGGCTCCCTGCTGGCCCTGTGCATCCCCAACGTGGTACTCACCAGCCGGACCCCCGCCTCGCCACGCTTTAAGTGCAGCGACTTGAAGACGGAGGCGGGACTGCGCTGGCACGAGGTGGTCAACCACGTGTGTCAGGTGATCTTCTGGGTCAACCTGGTGGCCGTGGTGGTGTGCTACGCCCTCATCACCAAGGAGCTGTACGTCTCCTATTCCCGCACCAGGAACCGCGGCGCGGGCGGAGCTGTAGCCACGACACCGGGCGGAGGCAAACCCAGGAAGAGGAGCGTGAGCGGGAACGTGTTCCTGGTTCTGGCCGTGTTCTTTGTGTGCTTCGTGCCGTTCCATTTCGCCCGCGTGCCGTACACCATGAGTCAGACCCGGGACCTCCTGTTCGACTGCCGGCTCAAGCTGTTCTTCTTCCAGCTGAAGGAGATCACCCTGTGGCTGACCTCTCTCAACTCCCTGCTGGACCCCCTCATCTACTTCTTCCTCTGCCAGTCCTTCAGGACCACCCTGTTCCGGATCCTCAGGGTGGCCCCGGGCGCATGCAGCTGGCCAGGGTTGGCATCGGGGGAGAACACGGCCAGCACCCCCCTGGGGGAgtcagctgctgctggggtGTAG